A window from Sphingobacterium hotanense encodes these proteins:
- a CDS encoding SusC/RagA family TonB-linked outer membrane protein, which yields MNTSKSTVWNKIFCFILFFLCAGQWTNAQTITFRGKDVKFTKVIEEIRRQTGYSVYSTSNILAATEPVTLVVVEMNLEDFLKRLVANQPIDYKIQSKNISFYMKEKPASRSARPQAVSPQRQTIVGQVTHASTGQAIIGVSVTIKELGITATSADNGVFTFPNTLASAPLTFLFRFIGMKPIEATWEPGSVLKVSMEDEVEMIKEAVVTGIYQRKKESFTGSSATYTAEELKTVGNQNVLQSLKTLDPSFQIMESSIFGSDPNRLPDIEINGKSSVIGLTEEYGTNPNQPLFILDGFETSLSVISDFSMDRIETITVLKDAAATAIYGSKAANGVVVVESKRPLPGELKIRYNLNGSVTFPDLSDYNLMNAQEKLDFERLTGYYGTFDNSSAGSGGRPDRELLYYDKLKDIKRGVDTYWLNEPLRTGIVNRHNLTAEGGDKNFRYLLSISHGNTQGVMRGSNRQLSNGNAKLIYRKGSLSFSNSLSIDYTVAEREPVSFSRFAQANPYRRKYNEQGGVDPIWENFFTSAGEQNNYNPLYDFRNNNRNRAVNNGFTNNFELLWDMRPGLVLRYRLGLNKDNLHQEIFRSPFNTEFLSVDPMLKGTYEETNGNALNYDTDLSLTLVKMLHERHLLNLVSGVRLDQKSSLATTYAARGFVDEEFTNPAFSFGYPESGNANYLESKRRSASFYLSTGYTYDQRFLFDGTLRSDGSSVYGASRKFTTIWSTGIGWNLHNEDILPFSKWGWLNIFKMRASIGNPGNQNFEDYISTRIYRYNQENRNPFGSSVILSSFGNPNLRWQKTLNKNIGIELQAFNRRLKLEGDYIHKTTDPLLVYVGMPSSTGSQSMAQNMGTQISKGFVVTSNALLFQRNELSWRVNLSASHLTSVYDQLGSSLDNHNTSNKSRNLVRYYDGASPSDLWAVPSLGIDPITGREVFLNREGQQTFTHNYEDERVVGNSDPKITGVIGTSISYKGFSLSANLRYRLGGQIFMQTLYNKVENINTNNLFWNHDKRAYYDRWQKPGDVAQFKSIASAYGGPTPISSRFVQDNNQLIGESFTMGYEVNNKPWMKRAGLSSLMARAYMNDIFYSSTVKNERGLDYPFARSVSFSLSLGF from the coding sequence ATGAACACTAGTAAAAGTACTGTTTGGAATAAAATATTTTGCTTTATTCTATTCTTTCTTTGCGCAGGACAATGGACAAATGCGCAGACAATCACGTTTCGGGGTAAAGATGTGAAGTTCACTAAAGTCATTGAAGAAATCAGGCGCCAAACAGGATATTCTGTCTACAGCACCTCAAATATTTTAGCAGCGACGGAGCCTGTCACCCTGGTAGTAGTCGAAATGAACTTGGAAGACTTTTTGAAAAGATTGGTTGCTAATCAGCCTATTGATTATAAAATCCAATCGAAAAACATTTCTTTTTACATGAAAGAAAAGCCCGCCAGTCGCTCAGCACGACCACAGGCGGTTTCTCCGCAAAGGCAAACGATTGTCGGTCAAGTCACCCATGCTTCTACGGGACAAGCAATAATTGGCGTGAGCGTGACTATTAAGGAACTAGGGATCACCGCGACATCGGCCGATAACGGTGTATTTACATTCCCCAATACATTGGCCAGCGCACCGCTTACATTTCTTTTTCGGTTCATCGGTATGAAACCTATTGAGGCGACATGGGAGCCGGGTAGCGTCTTAAAAGTTTCGATGGAAGACGAGGTAGAAATGATCAAAGAGGCGGTAGTTACAGGTATTTATCAACGAAAGAAAGAAAGCTTTACGGGATCCTCAGCAACCTATACCGCTGAAGAACTCAAGACAGTGGGCAATCAAAACGTATTACAGAGTTTAAAGACTTTAGACCCTTCGTTTCAAATTATGGAAAGCAGCATATTCGGCTCTGATCCCAATCGACTTCCCGACATAGAAATTAATGGCAAAAGTAGTGTGATCGGGCTAACCGAGGAATATGGCACCAACCCCAATCAACCCCTTTTTATCTTGGATGGATTTGAGACAAGCTTATCGGTGATAAGCGATTTTAGTATGGATCGCATTGAAACTATTACGGTCCTTAAAGATGCCGCGGCTACTGCCATTTATGGATCCAAAGCTGCCAATGGTGTCGTTGTCGTTGAGTCGAAGCGTCCCTTACCAGGCGAACTGAAAATCAGGTACAATTTAAATGGTTCAGTAACCTTTCCCGATTTATCGGATTACAACTTGATGAATGCGCAGGAAAAATTAGACTTCGAACGCTTAACCGGCTACTATGGAACGTTTGACAATTCCTCTGCTGGATCTGGGGGTAGGCCAGATCGGGAACTGCTGTACTATGATAAGTTAAAGGATATCAAGCGCGGAGTAGATACCTACTGGCTCAATGAACCCCTCCGCACCGGAATCGTAAATCGACATAACCTGACTGCAGAAGGGGGTGATAAGAACTTTCGCTACTTACTTTCTATTTCGCATGGCAACACCCAAGGGGTCATGCGGGGCTCTAACCGTCAGCTAAGCAATGGTAACGCGAAATTGATCTACCGTAAGGGTTCCCTATCTTTTTCGAATTCACTAAGCATCGATTATACCGTTGCCGAACGTGAGCCCGTATCTTTTTCCCGATTTGCTCAGGCGAATCCTTATCGTAGAAAGTACAATGAACAAGGAGGGGTTGACCCTATATGGGAGAATTTTTTCACTTCCGCGGGCGAACAAAACAATTATAATCCACTATACGATTTCCGGAACAATAACCGCAACAGAGCAGTAAATAATGGTTTCACCAATAACTTCGAATTACTATGGGATATGAGGCCTGGTTTAGTTTTACGCTACCGCCTTGGGTTAAACAAGGACAATTTACACCAAGAAATATTCCGCTCGCCCTTTAATACCGAGTTTTTAAGCGTGGATCCGATGCTGAAAGGAACGTATGAGGAGACCAACGGTAACGCGCTCAATTACGACACGGATTTAAGCTTAACATTGGTAAAGATGCTCCATGAGCGACATCTGCTAAACCTTGTCTCTGGTGTCCGTTTGGATCAAAAATCATCGCTTGCCACCACCTATGCGGCTAGGGGCTTTGTTGATGAAGAGTTTACCAATCCCGCTTTTTCCTTTGGTTATCCGGAATCAGGCAACGCAAATTATTTAGAGAGTAAGCGGCGGAGTGCAAGTTTCTACCTCAGTACTGGCTATACATATGACCAGCGATTTCTCTTCGATGGCACCCTCCGATCGGACGGTTCTTCGGTTTACGGGGCTAGTAGGAAATTCACAACAATCTGGTCAACTGGTATTGGCTGGAACCTTCATAATGAAGACATCCTGCCTTTTAGCAAGTGGGGTTGGCTCAATATATTCAAAATGCGTGCTTCCATAGGTAACCCTGGAAATCAAAATTTCGAAGATTACATATCCACTCGGATTTATCGGTATAATCAGGAAAATCGAAATCCTTTCGGCTCAAGCGTCATCTTGTCGAGTTTTGGCAATCCGAATTTACGCTGGCAAAAAACCTTAAATAAAAATATTGGAATCGAGTTGCAAGCCTTTAACAGACGTTTGAAGTTGGAAGGTGATTACATTCACAAGACGACCGACCCCCTATTGGTTTACGTGGGCATGCCATCATCTACAGGAAGTCAATCCATGGCACAAAATATGGGCACGCAGATTTCGAAAGGCTTCGTTGTGACAAGCAACGCGTTGCTCTTTCAGCGCAATGAATTGAGCTGGAGGGTTAACTTATCAGCAAGCCATCTAACGTCTGTTTATGATCAGCTCGGATCCTCCCTTGATAATCATAATACCAGCAACAAAAGCAGAAATCTGGTGCGATATTATGATGGCGCAAGCCCATCCGATCTATGGGCTGTACCGTCATTAGGAATTGATCCGATCACGGGTAGGGAGGTTTTCTTGAATCGAGAAGGTCAGCAAACTTTTACGCACAACTATGAGGATGAACGTGTCGTCGGCAATTCGGACCCTAAAATCACAGGTGTGATCGGAACTAGCATCTCATATAAGGGTTTTTCCTTATCGGCTAATTTACGATACCGACTTGGCGGACAAATTTTCATGCAGACGCTATACAATAAAGTCGAAAACATTAATACCAATAATCTCTTTTGGAATCACGACAAAAGAGCGTACTACGACCGCTGGCAGAAGCCCGGAGATGTCGCGCAATTTAAGTCAATAGCATCAGCATATGGAGGTCCAACCCCCATCTCCTCTCGGTTCGTACAAGATAACAATCAATTGATAGGGGAATCATTTACCATGGGTTATGAGGTTAACAATAAACCTTGGATGAAAAGAGCAGGACTGTCCTCATTAATGGCGCGTGCATACATGAACGACATATTTTACAGCTCCACTGTAAAAAATGAACGTGGACTAGACTATCCATTTGCCCGCTCTGTATCCTTCTCGCTTAGTTTAGGTTTTTAA
- a CDS encoding FecR family protein, which produces MHNIYQKFLQRKCSPEEAERLIHHFNEERNAQQIQEWIDREINDPILDEELPIDAAAVERNWNKLSQRLHAPSRIKRISKLWRVTAACIVVFLGTFALYTTYIPQQLQNNAVYHSTSMIIPGGKKATLTLADGESFSLSDEHSGIISGQAITYSDGTELTTAVSQELILSTPRGGEYQVTLSDGTVVWLNAASSLTYPSIFKDKKRVVQVTGEAFFEVAHDAKRPFTIITGKQEIEVLGTKFNVQAYNDLPEIRTTLVEGRVKISTNQYERLLKPGQQARLDERGIDIYEVNTKGATAWLEGKFSFDNKSFKEIMHEIGRWYDLRINYQNKVPDVKLVGDAYRDVDIDFVLNILELSKIKYKLNETEKELIIY; this is translated from the coding sequence ATGCACAACATATATCAAAAATTTCTGCAGCGAAAATGTTCTCCTGAAGAAGCGGAACGCTTAATCCATCATTTTAACGAGGAGCGTAACGCACAGCAGATCCAAGAATGGATCGATCGGGAGATAAATGACCCAATATTGGACGAAGAACTACCAATTGACGCAGCGGCTGTAGAGAGGAATTGGAATAAACTCAGTCAGCGGCTGCATGCTCCTTCAAGAATAAAAAGAATTTCAAAGCTATGGCGAGTCACTGCTGCGTGTATCGTAGTTTTTCTAGGCACGTTTGCTCTATATACGACTTACATTCCTCAACAGTTACAAAATAATGCGGTATATCATAGCACTAGTATGATTATACCGGGCGGAAAGAAAGCTACTTTAACCTTAGCTGATGGTGAATCCTTTAGTTTGAGTGATGAGCATTCGGGCATTATCAGTGGTCAAGCGATCACCTATAGTGACGGAACTGAACTGACAACCGCGGTGTCCCAGGAGTTAATACTCAGTACACCGCGAGGTGGGGAATACCAAGTCACGTTATCTGATGGAACGGTTGTGTGGCTTAATGCAGCATCTTCCCTAACCTATCCATCCATATTCAAAGACAAAAAGCGGGTGGTACAAGTAACAGGCGAAGCGTTCTTTGAGGTCGCGCATGATGCAAAGAGGCCCTTCACCATCATAACAGGAAAGCAGGAAATCGAGGTCTTGGGTACAAAATTCAACGTACAAGCCTACAACGATCTCCCTGAGATCCGTACGACCTTGGTGGAAGGTCGTGTCAAAATATCTACTAATCAGTATGAGCGGCTGCTCAAACCAGGACAACAAGCTCGCTTAGACGAGAGAGGGATTGACATTTACGAGGTGAATACTAAGGGCGCAACCGCTTGGCTCGAGGGAAAATTCTCATTTGATAATAAAAGCTTCAAAGAGATCATGCATGAAATAGGTAGATGGTATGATCTTCGAATTAATTACCAAAATAAGGTTCCTGATGTGAAGCTAGTGGGAGACGCGTATAGAGATGTTGATATCGACTTTGTATTAAATATCCTAGAGCTTAGCAAAATCAAATATAAGTTAAACGAAACGGAAAAAGAACTTATCATTTACTAA
- a CDS encoding RNA polymerase sigma factor, with amino-acid sequence MRPFKECVDIAEDRLMDQLREGNVRAYQILYNRYGVLIMRRLRALVLDSQAAEDLHQELFLQIWEHRGRLPLNVSFRAVLLHRAKLLTYKYYQRASKDHQLRNQLLVHATELYDQLNEQLSFKQTSEALEKAISKLPPQRQQIFRLVKMEGKTYEEVASICGISLSTVKDHMTRALKFVRVEMAHHNPSAFVLFLLGEIFS; translated from the coding sequence ATGCGCCCTTTCAAAGAATGTGTTGACATTGCCGAGGATAGACTGATGGATCAGCTACGAGAGGGGAATGTAAGAGCATATCAGATATTGTATAATCGTTATGGCGTATTAATTATGCGACGGCTGAGGGCATTAGTGTTAGACTCACAAGCAGCAGAAGACCTGCACCAGGAGCTTTTTTTACAAATCTGGGAGCACAGAGGACGCTTACCGTTGAACGTATCTTTCAGAGCAGTCCTTTTGCACAGAGCGAAATTGTTGACTTACAAATATTACCAAAGAGCAAGTAAAGACCATCAACTCCGAAACCAACTTCTAGTGCATGCCACAGAGTTGTACGATCAGCTAAACGAGCAACTATCTTTTAAGCAAACAAGCGAAGCTTTAGAGAAGGCTATTTCAAAACTTCCTCCGCAAAGACAACAGATTTTTAGGTTAGTAAAGATGGAGGGTAAGACATATGAGGAGGTAGCGTCGATCTGTGGAATTTCCCTATCTACTGTCAAGGATCATATGACGCGAGCGTTAAAATTCGTAAGGGTAGAAATGGCTCATCATAACCCTTCTGCATTCGTTCTGTTTCTATTAGGCGAAATATTTTCATAA
- a CDS encoding nuclear transport factor 2-like protein, whose product MQDENVTKPVKKLMGAMQEKHAEHIRAQFSKTATQAYGTDGTMKTPEETRKWLESDIISRQGRVENPQYTIINENQVVVKGQYSSRGYSSKADFLFTVENGLITRWRMRY is encoded by the coding sequence ATGCAAGATGAGAACGTAACCAAGCCTGTAAAAAAATTGATGGGAGCCATGCAGGAAAAACATGCTGAACATATCAGAGCCCAATTTTCTAAAACAGCAACTCAGGCTTATGGGACAGATGGAACAATGAAAACACCAGAAGAAACCCGTAAGTGGTTGGAAAGTGATATAATCAGCCGTCAGGGTAGGGTTGAGAACCCACAATACACTATAATTAACGAAAACCAAGTTGTTGTCAAAGGACAATATTCAAGCCGTGGATATTCCAGCAAAGCAGATTTTTTGTTTACAGTTGAGAACGGACTGATAACCCGTTGGAGAATGCGGTATTAA
- a CDS encoding SDR family oxidoreductase — protein MARNDVNGKVVLIAGGAKNLGGLLSRNFAAKGAKVVIHYNSDATKADAEKTLADITHTGGEAFLFQADLTDVKNITRLFDAAIEKFGGIDIAINTVGKVLKKPFTDTTEEEYDSMSDINSKVAYFFIQEAGKKLNDNGKINTIVTSLLAAFTGYYSTYAGAKAPVEHFTRAASKEFGSRGISVTAVAPGPMDTPFFYGQESDDAVAYHKSASDLGGLTDIKDIAPLVEFLVTDGWWVTGQTIFANGGYTTR, from the coding sequence ATGGCAAGAAATGATGTAAACGGTAAAGTAGTTCTGATTGCCGGCGGTGCAAAAAACCTGGGTGGCTTATTGAGCCGTAACTTTGCAGCGAAAGGAGCAAAAGTAGTGATCCACTACAATAGCGATGCTACAAAAGCAGATGCCGAAAAAACATTGGCAGACATTACACACACTGGCGGAGAAGCATTTTTATTTCAGGCTGATCTAACGGATGTAAAAAACATCACGAGACTTTTTGACGCAGCTATCGAAAAATTTGGTGGTATAGACATTGCTATCAATACGGTAGGCAAAGTGTTGAAAAAACCTTTTACCGATACAACGGAAGAAGAATACGACAGTATGAGCGACATCAACTCCAAAGTGGCGTATTTCTTTATCCAGGAGGCCGGTAAAAAGCTGAATGATAACGGAAAAATCAATACGATTGTCACTTCTCTGCTGGCAGCATTTACAGGTTATTACTCTACCTATGCAGGTGCAAAAGCTCCGGTGGAACATTTCACCCGTGCGGCATCCAAGGAATTCGGTTCCCGTGGTATTTCGGTGACTGCGGTCGCACCGGGGCCAATGGATACACCTTTCTTCTACGGACAGGAAAGCGACGATGCGGTGGCTTATCATAAATCGGCTTCGGATTTGGGCGGTCTTACAGACATCAAAGACATTGCTCCGTTGGTAGAGTTTTTGGTAACTGACGGTTGGTGGGTTACAGGACAGACCATTTTTGCCAACGGTGGTTATACCACACGATAG
- a CDS encoding helix-turn-helix domain-containing protein: protein MNETNQNILKRSKEITANYFRFLDGHIADVVSGKVGEFMEINKIAGELFLSHKHLTDTVQKETGNHPCHFYDLKIIDEAKRMLLETDKSISEIAKILTYDPSNFSKFFKKFVGLTPGQFRQQNKK, encoded by the coding sequence ATGAATGAAACAAACCAAAATATATTAAAAAGAAGCAAAGAAATCACGGCAAACTATTTCCGTTTTCTGGACGGGCATATTGCCGATGTTGTTTCGGGAAAGGTGGGCGAATTCATGGAGATCAACAAGATTGCTGGTGAATTGTTCCTTTCACATAAACATCTGACCGATACAGTGCAAAAAGAAACAGGAAACCATCCCTGTCATTTTTACGACCTTAAGATTATTGATGAAGCAAAAAGAATGCTTTTGGAAACCGATAAATCTATATCCGAAATTGCAAAAATCTTGACATATGATCCATCCAATTTCTCTAAATTTTTCAAAAAGTTTGTAGGATTAACACCCGGACAATTCCGGCAACAGAACAAAAAATAA
- a CDS encoding histone H1 — translation MINELIEKINASYKALKADAELQAEKGNKAAGTRVRNPSLELDKLLKEFRKAYLKFF, via the coding sequence ATAATAAATGAACTAATCGAAAAAATCAACGCAAGCTACAAAGCGTTGAAAGCCGACGCAGAATTACAGGCAGAAAAAGGAAACAAAGCAGCAGGTACAAGAGTCCGTAACCCGTCTTTGGAATTAGATAAATTATTAAAGGAGTTTAGAAAGGCGTACTTAAAATTCTTCTAA